A genomic region of Brevibacillus sp. JNUCC-41 contains the following coding sequences:
- a CDS encoding methionine ABC transporter permease, with protein MPEILVQYEAEIWRSIGETITMVGVSILAAILIGLPIGTLLFLCRKGHLLENPWSFSILNLFVNIIRSFPFLLLVVFLIPFTRLIIGTAIGTAAACVPLAIIAIAHYSRLVEQSLLDVPKGVIEAAISMGASVKDVIFKFLYVEARSGLVLGLTTSIISFISYSTIMGVVGGGGIGDFAIRYGYQQFKTELMIYMIIIMIILVQLIQFIGTAVARMIDKR; from the coding sequence ATGCCTGAGATTTTAGTTCAATATGAGGCAGAAATTTGGCGGTCAATTGGAGAAACCATAACCATGGTCGGTGTGTCCATTTTAGCTGCGATTTTGATTGGATTGCCTATCGGTACCTTGCTATTTCTTTGTAGGAAGGGGCATTTGCTCGAAAATCCGTGGTCTTTCTCGATTTTGAATTTATTTGTCAATATTATTCGTTCTTTCCCATTTTTATTATTGGTTGTTTTTTTAATCCCGTTTACAAGACTCATAATCGGCACAGCCATTGGTACAGCAGCTGCTTGCGTTCCATTAGCGATCATTGCCATTGCCCATTATTCGCGATTGGTCGAGCAATCTTTATTGGACGTGCCAAAGGGTGTAATCGAGGCAGCCATTTCCATGGGTGCTTCTGTTAAGGATGTCATCTTTAAATTTCTTTACGTGGAGGCTCGTTCAGGGCTTGTCCTCGGACTGACAACATCGATTATCAGCTTTATTTCCTATTCAACGATCATGGGTGTGGTCGGGGGCGGCGGTATCGGCGATTTTGCCATCAGGTATGGCTATCAGCAGTTTAAAACAGAGTTAATGATTTATATGATTATCATTATGATCATTCTAGTACAGCTTATCCAATTCATTGGCACGGCTGTAGCCAGAATGATTGATAAAAGATAA
- a CDS encoding methionine ABC transporter ATP-binding protein gives MINLHQVSKKFSQFQAIKSVTLTIPKGEIHGIIGASGAGKSTLLRLMNLLETPDEGEVEVNGQRLTTLNNKALRGARKSIGMIFQHFNLVANKTVHENVAASLELANYPRKERRSRVVECLQFVGLEGEMDRYPAQLSGGQKQRVAIARALANNPQVLLCDEPTSSLDPNTTSEILEVLESINKRFGVTIVIVSHELDVIKSICNRVTIMEGGEIYDTIIIEPTGIEKRDNRPEYFIEQLAENGGLGHA, from the coding sequence ATGATTAACCTGCATCAAGTGAGTAAAAAATTTTCACAGTTTCAGGCAATTAAGTCCGTTACGTTAACAATACCTAAAGGTGAAATTCATGGAATAATCGGAGCAAGCGGAGCAGGGAAATCAACGTTGCTGCGGCTAATGAATTTGTTGGAGACCCCAGATGAGGGCGAAGTGGAGGTAAACGGCCAAAGGTTGACCACATTGAACAATAAAGCACTCCGAGGGGCACGGAAGTCGATTGGCATGATCTTTCAGCATTTTAATCTTGTGGCAAATAAAACGGTTCATGAGAATGTGGCAGCCTCTTTAGAACTGGCAAATTATCCAAGGAAAGAACGTCGGAGCCGTGTTGTAGAGTGTCTTCAATTTGTCGGATTGGAGGGTGAGATGGATAGATATCCTGCACAATTAAGCGGGGGACAAAAGCAGCGTGTTGCCATTGCAAGGGCATTGGCAAATAACCCGCAAGTGTTATTATGTGATGAACCGACCTCTTCCCTTGACCCAAATACAACGTCTGAAATATTGGAAGTGCTGGAGAGCATAAACAAACGCTTCGGTGTGACGATAGTCATTGTCAGTCATGAGCTGGATGTCATTAAAAGTATATGCAATCGTGTTACGATCATGGAAGGTGGAGAAATCTATGACACTATCATAATCGAACCAACTGGGATTGAAAAAAGGGATAATCGTCCAGAATACTTCATCGAACAATTAGCAGAGAATGGTGGGCTGGGTCATGCCTGA
- a CDS encoding helix-turn-helix domain-containing protein, whose protein sequence is MPFDSIGKKMKLLRKERKLTLKSLAEQTGVSISFLSQVERGKSSVTLESLKKIADTLDVNPSFFFSEDRSQENSDYNHEQFHYQNLSSGIRDAVFSPILVTLKPGENKGSAFSHSGHEFLFIIEGKLTVEIEGERTELHEQQSFMFDARKAHYWFNFSDQIVRFLVVSSK, encoded by the coding sequence ATGCCTTTTGATTCAATCGGGAAAAAAATGAAATTATTGAGGAAAGAGCGGAAACTAACATTAAAGAGTCTGGCTGAACAAACAGGCGTTTCGATCAGTTTTTTATCACAAGTAGAACGGGGAAAATCAAGCGTCACTCTAGAGTCATTAAAAAAAATCGCTGATACATTGGATGTCAACCCAAGTTTCTTCTTTTCTGAGGACCGCTCCCAAGAAAATTCAGATTATAATCATGAACAATTTCATTATCAGAATTTATCCAGCGGCATTCGTGATGCTGTTTTTTCGCCCATTCTTGTCACCTTAAAGCCAGGGGAAAATAAAGGAAGCGCCTTTTCCCATAGCGGACATGAGTTCTTATTCATTATCGAAGGGAAGTTAACCGTGGAAATAGAAGGAGAGAGAACAGAACTCCATGAACAGCAGTCATTCATGTTCGATGCTAGAAAAGCCCATTACTGGTTTAACTTCTCGGATCAAATTGTCCGGTTTCTGGTGGTATCGTCGAAATAA
- a CDS encoding MFS transporter produces MEKKQMRRILIASLVGSSIEWFDYFLYGTVSALVFNQIFFVNEDPTIGLLLAYASFALAFFIRPFGGVIFSHIGDRIGRKKTLVLTLSLMGVATFGMGLLPTYQAVGIWAPILLITLRLVQGLGIGGEWGGALLLAVEYAPAEKRGLFGAIPQMGVTIGMLLGTVALSIMTMLPENAFMTWGWRIPFIFSALLVFFGLWIRKGIDETPSFKKVKESGEVPKLPIVETLKNYWREVLIAVGAKVVETAPFYIFSTFVVSYATANLGFSRTATLTAVMIATIITTILIPIMGNLSDTIGRKKLFIGGTIGMALFAFPYFWLLEQKSVLLLIVATVIGLGVIWAPITAVLGTMFSEIFDAKIRYTGITLGYQIGAALAGGTAPLVATALLNRFDNSYVPVAIYIIFASVLSLAAIWAVKDRSNQKLDETHNNRAM; encoded by the coding sequence ATGGAGAAGAAACAAATGCGGCGAATTTTAATCGCGAGTTTAGTCGGAAGTTCGATTGAGTGGTTTGACTATTTTTTATATGGGACCGTTTCAGCTCTCGTGTTTAACCAGATATTCTTCGTGAATGAGGACCCGACAATCGGGCTGTTGCTTGCCTATGCATCCTTTGCGTTAGCATTCTTCATCCGCCCTTTTGGAGGTGTGATCTTTAGCCATATTGGCGATCGTATCGGGAGAAAGAAAACACTTGTTTTAACACTTAGTTTAATGGGGGTCGCAACATTTGGGATGGGGCTTCTCCCTACGTATCAAGCCGTTGGCATTTGGGCGCCGATTTTATTAATCACGTTGCGCTTAGTTCAAGGTCTGGGAATTGGCGGTGAATGGGGTGGCGCGCTTTTATTGGCCGTTGAATATGCTCCCGCTGAGAAACGGGGACTGTTCGGAGCGATTCCTCAGATGGGTGTCACTATAGGAATGCTGCTTGGAACCGTTGCCTTATCTATTATGACAATGCTTCCTGAAAACGCATTCATGACTTGGGGATGGCGTATACCATTCATTTTTAGCGCTTTGCTTGTATTTTTTGGCCTATGGATTCGTAAAGGAATTGATGAAACTCCGTCTTTCAAAAAAGTAAAGGAATCCGGAGAAGTTCCAAAGCTGCCGATTGTTGAAACTCTTAAGAATTATTGGCGTGAAGTGCTTATCGCCGTGGGAGCCAAAGTGGTAGAAACGGCGCCATTTTATATTTTCAGCACATTTGTCGTATCATATGCTACTGCAAATCTCGGTTTCTCTCGGACTGCTACATTAACTGCAGTCATGATTGCAACAATAATAACGACGATCTTAATACCAATCATGGGGAATTTATCTGATACTATTGGCCGTAAAAAGCTGTTCATTGGCGGTACGATTGGGATGGCACTGTTTGCATTCCCATACTTCTGGTTGCTGGAGCAAAAATCGGTCCTGCTATTAATCGTTGCGACAGTGATAGGTTTAGGGGTTATTTGGGCTCCCATCACAGCTGTTCTTGGAACGATGTTCTCGGAAATTTTCGATGCAAAGATCCGTTATACCGGCATCACGCTTGGATATCAAATCGGGGCAGCTCTGGCAGGAGGAACAGCGCCGCTAGTTGCAACGGCTTTACTTAATAGATTTGATAACTCCTATGTTCCAGTCGCCATTTATATTATTTTTGCATCTGTCCTGTCACTAGCAGCGATTTGGGCAGTCAAGGATCGCAGCAATCAGAAATTAGACGAAACGCATAATAATAGAGCCATGTAA
- a CDS encoding ornithine cyclodeaminase family protein, whose amino-acid sequence MLVINEKEIQQSYGMKDAIADVKAVLHAHGARKIDNPHRTVLAFPQHEASALYMPSADLSEEVSAVKVVTIFPKNPSRGMATTQGVILLSDAENGEHLALLNASYLTRLRTGALSGIATDFLARKDARVLTIIGTGAMGFEQALGVLAVRDIERILLVNRTREKAEKFGERLRAFGVTVPFEVYEDVSAAVRQADIICCATRSNEPVFNGQDVKPGTHINGVGSYLPDMKEVDHTTISRAAKIIVDDLAGVKDEAGELMHAANQGNWSFNDIHGELYELVMLTKTGRENEEEITFFKSVGAAYFDLAVAKGVYRQSKERNIGMEIEV is encoded by the coding sequence ATGTTAGTTATAAATGAGAAGGAAATTCAACAATCATATGGAATGAAAGACGCAATAGCGGATGTAAAGGCGGTATTGCATGCACATGGTGCTAGAAAAATAGACAACCCTCATCGCACAGTACTTGCTTTCCCTCAACACGAGGCATCAGCACTTTACATGCCAAGTGCTGATCTATCTGAAGAAGTTTCTGCAGTCAAAGTCGTTACCATTTTCCCGAAGAATCCTTCAAGGGGGATGGCAACAACACAAGGAGTCATCTTGCTGTCAGATGCAGAAAATGGCGAACATTTAGCATTGTTGAATGCCTCCTATTTAACACGTCTCAGAACGGGGGCACTGAGCGGCATTGCCACAGACTTTCTTGCTCGTAAAGACGCCCGGGTTCTTACGATCATCGGAACGGGAGCTATGGGATTTGAACAAGCACTTGGTGTGTTGGCCGTAAGGGACATTGAACGTATTTTATTAGTGAATCGCACACGAGAGAAAGCGGAGAAATTCGGTGAAAGGCTACGCGCATTCGGAGTGACCGTTCCTTTTGAGGTTTACGAAGATGTTTCAGCAGCTGTTCGTCAAGCAGATATTATTTGCTGTGCAACCCGCTCGAACGAGCCTGTATTTAATGGGCAGGATGTAAAGCCGGGCACGCACATTAACGGAGTCGGGTCTTATTTGCCGGATATGAAAGAAGTAGATCATACCACGATTTCACGCGCCGCTAAAATTATCGTCGACGATTTGGCGGGCGTGAAGGATGAAGCAGGAGAACTCATGCATGCAGCCAATCAAGGAAATTGGTCGTTTAATGATATTCACGGGGAGCTTTATGAGCTTGTAATGCTGACCAAAACAGGCAGGGAAAATGAAGAGGAAATTACCTTCTTTAAATCGGTCGGTGCTGCATACTTTGACCTCGCTGTCGCAAAAGGCGTTTACCGCCAATCGAAAGAACGGAACATCGGGATGGAGATTGAGGTATAA
- a CDS encoding SRPBCC family protein → MKKWTRDIEINAPIEQVWKFFDGSVENMQKIMPQVVEHKPVKITEEKVGSVYRQKYREGKRTEEYDIETLEYLNETNEKKLKVGFILAKMFEITAFYELNKINDNRTSFTYTVTSRPLKWFLKLLLLFATEKVVVEFIERVKKVAEAETSGS, encoded by the coding sequence TTGAAAAAATGGACAAGAGACATAGAAATTAACGCTCCGATTGAACAAGTCTGGAAGTTTTTTGATGGTTCTGTAGAAAATATGCAAAAAATCATGCCTCAAGTAGTTGAACACAAGCCCGTTAAAATAACCGAAGAAAAGGTTGGAAGTGTATATCGCCAAAAGTATCGAGAAGGAAAACGAACCGAAGAGTATGATATAGAAACATTGGAATATTTGAATGAAACGAATGAGAAAAAGCTAAAAGTGGGCTTTATACTTGCTAAAATGTTTGAAATTACAGCTTTCTATGAACTAAATAAAATCAATGACAATAGAACTTCCTTTACATATACAGTCACCAGTCGCCCGTTAAAGTGGTTTTTGAAATTACTTTTATTATTTGCCACCGAAAAAGTGGTCGTTGAATTTATAGAACGTGTCAAAAAGGTAGCTGAAGCAGAAACAAGTGGATCATGA
- a CDS encoding ATP-binding protein, protein MNFTYINQNILDNLFYILLSILIYFILLDHGKRLSQYGKTLITACMSIPIILCMKFPIYIDEYCVHDLRQIPFIIGTLYGGWPVGAALFVIILTFRFAFYGFNFLTLIVYIVIFIITALFSSKFKNFNRKNKLNGSILLILFLGILTSFISLGMSDYFRITEAYLFYFIILPPFIIAIAVYIMEILKDAILIRTQMIRLEKMEVVSQLAASISHEVRNPLTVVKGFVQLLKAPDLTQEVKEQYIQHVVRELDSAESIISEYLAFAKPAIEKVDTISINREIGYVLEMIKPLASMNLVTISEKLTPGITRGNVQHFKQCFMNLIKNGIEAMPDGGELSIVSYINNFDIIIEISDNGIGMSKEQINRFGEPYYSSKEKGTGLGSMVAVKTIQTMNGTLHITSLLNKGTTISVTLPVYQEGY, encoded by the coding sequence ATGAATTTTACTTATATTAATCAAAACATATTAGATAACCTCTTTTATATCTTGCTAAGTATTTTAATTTATTTCATTTTATTAGATCATGGCAAAAGGTTAAGTCAGTATGGCAAGACCCTTATTACTGCATGCATGAGCATTCCTATCATATTGTGTATGAAGTTTCCTATTTATATAGATGAATATTGTGTCCACGATCTCAGGCAAATTCCTTTTATAATAGGGACACTTTATGGTGGTTGGCCTGTAGGGGCTGCTCTGTTTGTCATCATATTAACTTTTAGGTTTGCTTTTTATGGTTTCAATTTCCTTACATTGATTGTTTATATCGTTATTTTTATTATAACGGCACTATTTTCTTCCAAATTTAAAAATTTCAATCGAAAAAATAAGCTAAATGGCTCCATACTATTAATTTTGTTTCTCGGAATACTGACCAGCTTTATTTCACTCGGTATGTCTGATTATTTTCGAATAACGGAGGCGTATCTATTTTACTTTATCATCCTCCCTCCTTTCATTATCGCTATAGCTGTATATATAATGGAAATTTTAAAAGATGCCATTTTAATCCGAACACAAATGATAAGGCTTGAAAAAATGGAGGTAGTCAGTCAGCTTGCAGCCAGTATTTCACATGAAGTTAGAAATCCATTAACAGTTGTGAAAGGATTTGTTCAACTGCTAAAGGCTCCTGATTTAACACAAGAAGTGAAAGAACAATATATACAGCACGTCGTTAGAGAACTTGATAGTGCAGAATCCATTATTAGTGAATATTTAGCGTTTGCAAAACCTGCAATTGAAAAAGTGGATACTATTTCAATTAACCGTGAAATAGGTTATGTACTTGAAATGATAAAACCATTGGCCAGCATGAATTTAGTTACCATTTCTGAAAAGTTGACTCCAGGCATTACCAGGGGGAATGTTCAACATTTCAAGCAATGCTTCATGAACCTGATTAAAAATGGTATAGAGGCAATGCCGGACGGCGGGGAACTTAGTATTGTTTCCTATATAAATAATTTCGATATCATTATCGAAATAAGTGACAATGGAATAGGCATGAGCAAGGAACAAATAAATCGTTTTGGTGAACCTTATTACAGTTCCAAGGAAAAAGGGACAGGGTTGGGATCAATGGTAGCTGTCAAGACCATCCAAACGATGAATGGCACACTTCATATAACAAGCCTTTTGAATAAGGGAACAACGATTTCAGTAACACTTCCCGTTTATCAAGAAGGTTATTAA